One window of the Sander lucioperca isolate FBNREF2018 chromosome 5, SLUC_FBN_1.2, whole genome shotgun sequence genome contains the following:
- the postnb gene encoding periostin, osteoblast specific factor b isoform X6 — protein MKLLFVAAFALFVFSTFDKAESSAYDKIVTHSRIRARKEGPNVCTLQQVMGTKKKYFSTCRNWYQGAICGKKATVLYECCPGYMKLEGMRGCPAVAPIDHVYGTLGLVKATSTQKYSDVSKLRPEIEGPGSFTFFAPSNEAWELLDEESRSALVSNVNIELYNALHYHMANKRLLTKDLKNGMTVTSMYNDLGLQINHYSNGVVTVNCARIIYGNQVSTNGVVHVIDRVISAVGNTIQDVIEVDDDLTTLSDVAQTAGFLEKLGQPGHYTLFAPTNEAFESLGSEVLERLQGDKEVLKALLNFHLLDSVHCSESIMSGTSYETLEGNNIEIGCDGESLTVNGIKMVRKKDIVTTNGVIHLIDQVLMPDSAKQVMELVGGSQSTFGDMVSELGLSADMRSDGEYTLLAPLNTVFNDEVMAMDQRLLKIILQNHILKQKIVLGQLFNGQRLETIGGKFLRVFIYRTAVCIENSCLLRGSKEGSNGALHLMRTLLKPAEKTMFEILTENGGFKIFLSLMESAGLTDLLKQEGDFTLFAPSDKAFAGMSSSDLSLLKSDINALRTILLYHISNGIFIGGGLEGGVTNLLKSLQSSNLKVLSANNSMLVNSVQVPESDIMATNGVVHFVNHVLYPGDIPVGSQDFLMLLKRLITYMQIKYISGFRYQEIPLTFMKTIVTRVVQQVPDVTKVTRVIQGEPSVTKVTRVIEGPQFSFSSGTTNIALEETDLSNSEGDADRLTKMIQAGNRRRVRD, from the exons ATGAAGCTCCTTTTCGTAGCTGCCTTTGCACTCTTTGTGTTCTCCACATTTGACAAGGCTGAGTCTTCAGCTTATGACAAAATAGTCACCCACAGTCGCATCAGGGCAAGAAAAGAAGG ACCCAATGTCTGCACGCTCCAGCAGGTCATGGGGACCAAGAAGAAGTATTTTAGCACTTGTCGTAACTGGTACCAAGGGGCCATCTGTGGAAAGAAAGC GACTGTGCTTTATGAGTGCTGCCCTGGGTACATGAAGCTGGAAGGCATGCGTGGTTGTCCTGCAG TGGCCCCTATTGATCATGTGTATGGCACTTTGGGTCTGGTGAAGGCCACCTCAACCCAAAAATACTCAGACGTTTCTAAGCTAAGGCCTGAGATTGAGGGACCTGGATCCTTCACCTTCTTTGCCCCCAGCAACGAGGCCTGGGAGCTTTTGGATGAA GAGTCCAGGAGTGCACTGGTCAGCAATGTCAACATTGAACTGTACAACGCTCTGCATTATCACATGGCCAACAAACGCCTCTTGACCAAAGATTTAAAGAATGGAATGACAGTCACCTCCATGTACAATGACCTGGGTCTCCAAATCAACCATTACTCCAATGGG GTGGTGACTGTGAACTGCGCCAGGATTATCTATGGCAACCAGGTTTCCACCAATGGAGTTGTGCATGTCATTGACCGTGTTATCAGCGCTGTTGGAAACACAATCCAGGATGTCATTGAGGTTGACGATGACCTGACAACTCTGAGT GATGTTGCTCAAACCGCTGGATTCTTGGAGAAGCTGGGTCAGCCAGGGCATTACACTCTTTTTGCCCCCACCAACGAAGCCTTTGAGAGTCTGGGCAGCGAAGTGTTGGAGAGACTTCAGGGCGACAAGGAGGTCCTCAAAG CTCTCCTGAATTTCCACCTTCTGGACTCAGTCCACTGCTCTGAGTCCATCATGTCCGGCACCTCTTATGAGACCCTGGAGGGCAACAACATTGAGATCGGCTGTGATGGCGAAAGTTTAACAGTCAACGGCATCAAGATGGTGCGCAAGAAGGACATTGTCACCACCAACGGTGTTATCCACCTTATTGACCAAGTGCTGATGCCAGACTCAG CTAAGCAGGTGATGGAACTGGTGGGAGGTTCCCAGTCAACCTTTGGTGACATGGTGTCCGAGCTGGGCCTGTCTGCTGACATGAGATCAGACGGCGAGTACACTTTGCTGGCTCCCCTCAACACTGTCTTTAATG ATGAAGTGATGGCCATGGATCAGAGGCTGCTCAAGATTATCCTGCAGAACCACATCTTGAAGCAAAAGATTGTCCTGGGACAGTTGTTTAACGGCCAGCGGCTGGAGACCATTGGCGGAAAATTTCTGAGGGTCTTCATCTATCGCACA GCTGTGTGCATTGAGAATTCCTGTCTGTTGAGAGGCAGTAAAGAAGGAAGCAACGGGGCCCTTCATCTCATGAGAACCCTGTTGAAACCGGCGGAAAAAACTATGTTTGAGATTCTGACAGAAAATGGAGGTTTCAA GATCTTTTTGTCTCTTATGGAAAGTGCTGGCTTGACTGACCTGCTGAAACAAGAGGGAGACTTTACTCTGTTCGCACCGAGCGATAAGGCTTTCGCTGGCATGAGCAGCAGTGATTTGTCCTTGTTGAAGA GTGACATAAATGCTCTCAGAACCATTCTCTTGTATCACATCAGTAATGGTATCTTCATTGGTGGAGGTCTGGAGGGTGGGGTGACAAACCTTCTCAAGTCTCTTCAAAGCAGCAACCTCAAAGTGTTGTCT GCAAACAACTCAATGCTAGTGAATTCTGTCCAAGTCCCTGAATCTGATATCATGGCCACAAATGGAGTCGTTCACTTCGTCAACCATGTTTTGTATCCTGGAG ATATCCCTGTTGGAAGCCAGGATTTCCTCATGCTATTGAAGAGGCTCATCACTTACATGCAAATCAAG TACATTTCAGGATTCAGATATCAGGAAATTCCCCTTACATTTATGA AGACAATCGTCACTCGTGTCGTCCAGCAAG